In Holophagales bacterium, one DNA window encodes the following:
- a CDS encoding transglutaminase domain-containing protein has product MRSIAWAAAALLVAVSTAGPGFAGTVVAGSEESTLLLPKGMQVEPYANNGYRLTVDGDSIHVVVDAAPLGSSAPMPRSPALRAQTGVDRVARGVSAGVTSQVEAVSRVLSWVARHIRYDRDRSRPQDPEAVLARRTAYCTGLARLTVAMLEGLGIEAREVPGYVIADGGTGGEFHRWVEVRYPDRGWVFSDPLRSHHFVPSSYLRLASAEADREASANALLLARGTALREVDVLESLPAGIRVRSNDGRQRMAALRVDVSPAAASGRLVLTGRGLRREQALDPSGAAAFLGLDLGEYRLEWVAAGRFVASKQLSFLGPVRAEVHLVDGDAAASQRAGVR; this is encoded by the coding sequence GTGAGATCGATCGCCTGGGCCGCCGCGGCCCTGCTCGTCGCCGTCTCGACGGCTGGTCCCGGGTTCGCCGGCACGGTGGTCGCGGGATCGGAGGAGTCGACGCTTCTGCTGCCAAAGGGCATGCAGGTCGAGCCGTACGCCAACAACGGCTACCGGCTGACCGTCGACGGCGATTCGATCCACGTCGTCGTCGACGCCGCACCGCTCGGCAGCAGCGCTCCGATGCCTCGCTCTCCCGCGCTGCGTGCCCAGACCGGCGTGGACCGGGTCGCCCGTGGCGTCTCCGCCGGCGTCACCTCGCAGGTGGAGGCGGTGTCGCGGGTCCTTTCCTGGGTGGCTCGCCACATCCGCTACGATCGCGATCGCAGCCGGCCGCAGGATCCCGAGGCCGTGCTGGCCCGGAGGACGGCCTATTGCACGGGCCTCGCGCGGCTGACCGTCGCCATGCTCGAGGGGCTTGGCATCGAGGCGCGAGAGGTCCCCGGCTACGTGATCGCCGACGGCGGAACCGGCGGCGAATTCCACCGCTGGGTCGAGGTGCGGTACCCCGACCGGGGATGGGTCTTCAGCGACCCGCTCCGGAGTCATCACTTCGTCCCGTCGAGCTACCTGCGCCTGGCGAGCGCCGAGGCGGACCGCGAGGCGTCGGCCAATGCCCTGCTCCTGGCGCGCGGAACGGCGCTCCGGGAAGTCGATGTCCTCGAGTCGCTGCCGGCGGGGATCCGCGTCCGCAGCAACGACGGAAGGCAGCGGATGGCGGCGCTCCGCGTCGACGTTTCTCCGGCGGCGGCATCCGGGCGGCTCGTCCTCACGGGGCGCGGATTGCGGCGTGAGCAGGCGCTCGACCCGTCTGGAGCGGCTGCCTTCCTCGGTCTCGACCTGGGGGAGTATCGCCTCGAGTGGGTCGCCGCAGGGCGTTTCGTCGCAAGCAAACAGTTGAGCTTCCTCGGCCCGGTCCGAGCGGAGGTGCATCTGGTCGATGGCGACGCGGCCGCGTCGCAGAGAGCGGGAGTGCGATGA
- a CDS encoding LptE family protein yields MKRSGFGAGLTLALACASMLLGCGYSLAGKANSLPPEVKTVFLQPLENRTARSQVEQFLGRAIADELVRRQRLTLVSDRTKADSLLSGAIVGFNVVPVTFDDQGRALRYEITILAELALKRRVPEGVLWSNDRYVFRDNYEIEVSERDYFDRETLVIRRVAEKFAETAVTDLLEGF; encoded by the coding sequence ATGAAGCGATCGGGATTCGGGGCCGGGCTCACGCTGGCGCTGGCGTGCGCCTCGATGCTCCTGGGTTGCGGCTACAGCCTCGCGGGAAAGGCCAACAGCCTCCCGCCGGAGGTCAAGACGGTCTTTCTGCAGCCGTTGGAGAATCGCACCGCCCGAAGTCAGGTCGAGCAGTTCCTCGGCCGAGCCATCGCCGACGAGCTGGTGCGCCGCCAGCGTCTGACTCTGGTCAGCGACCGGACGAAGGCGGACTCGCTGCTCTCCGGGGCGATCGTCGGCTTCAACGTCGTCCCGGTGACCTTCGACGACCAGGGGCGCGCGCTGCGATACGAGATCACGATCCTCGCGGAGCTGGCCCTCAAGCGCCGGGTGCCCGAAGGGGTCCTGTGGAGCAACGACCGCTACGTCTTCCGCGACAACTACGAGATCGAGGTCTCGGAACGGGACTATTTCGACCGCGAGACGCTCGTCATCCGTCGCGTTGCCGAGAAGTTCGCCGAGACGGCCGTCACCGACCTCCTCGAAGGGTTCTGA
- a CDS encoding leucine--tRNA ligase, whose translation MSFYEHRAIEQKWQDRWEKQRLAEVDLRSGKNKYYMLMMFPYPSGDRLHVGHGRNYILGDALFRYLRMRGKRALNPMGWDAFGLPAENAAIQRSIHPRDWTLENIRVMKQQFRRWGILYDWSKEVTSCLPEYFRWNQWLFLRMLEKGLAYKKRAPVNWCPSCRTVLANEQVADGTCERCGSVVEQRDLEQWFFRITDFADRLLAGLDDLTGWPEKVKVMQRNWIGRSTGAEIDFPVAALDGTIRVFTTRPDTIHGATFLVLAPEHPAVDRLLAGNPRAAEIREWIQAVKKTPRIQREAEGLPKEGRPLAVTATNPANGEAIPLWIANYVLPDYGTGAIMAVPAHDGRDLEFARQERLPVRLVYHPTDRSVDGDALTEPILGEGEIRGCGEFDGRKAGPETIARFVAWMEKEGWGRGKVTYRLRDWLISRQRYWGTPIPVVYCDACGMVPVPADQLPVVLPYEVEFTGREGNPLSRSEAFVQTSCPRCGGAARRETDTMDTFVDSSWYYLRYLSAKDSNRIFDSELANRWAPVDQYIGGIEHAILHLLYARFLCRVLFDFGLVGFEEPFSNLFNQGMITRYSERTGRVEKMSKSRGNTVSPDQLIDEMGADTERVYTLFLGPPEDEVEWNDEAVSGAYRFLQRLWRVAERVADAPPTGPGDAELERQRNLTIQRVTRDLDRFKFNTAIAGLMEMLNALSRAVEDKAASKLCCEQALDSMILLLHPFAPHLSEELWERRGNSSSLLETDWPTWDEAKLRTQRLTLVIQVDGKLRDRLEVDAGAGERELRESALASPRVRDLLAGRAIEKVVVVPGRLVNIVTKRTES comes from the coding sequence ATGAGCTTCTACGAGCATCGAGCGATCGAGCAGAAGTGGCAGGACCGGTGGGAGAAACAGCGGCTGGCCGAAGTGGACCTGCGCAGCGGCAAGAACAAGTACTACATGTTGATGATGTTCCCCTATCCGTCGGGGGACCGGCTGCATGTCGGACACGGCCGCAACTACATCCTGGGAGACGCTCTCTTCCGCTACCTGCGGATGCGCGGCAAGCGCGCCCTGAATCCGATGGGATGGGATGCCTTCGGCCTCCCGGCCGAGAACGCGGCGATCCAGCGCAGCATCCATCCGCGGGATTGGACGCTCGAGAACATCCGGGTGATGAAGCAGCAGTTCCGCCGCTGGGGGATCCTCTACGACTGGTCGAAGGAGGTCACGTCGTGCCTGCCAGAGTACTTCCGCTGGAACCAGTGGCTGTTCCTGCGGATGCTCGAGAAGGGACTGGCCTACAAGAAGCGCGCGCCGGTGAACTGGTGCCCCAGCTGTCGCACGGTGCTGGCCAACGAGCAGGTCGCCGACGGCACCTGTGAGCGCTGCGGAAGCGTCGTCGAGCAGCGCGATCTCGAGCAGTGGTTCTTTCGCATCACGGACTTCGCGGACCGCCTGCTCGCTGGCCTCGACGACCTGACGGGCTGGCCGGAGAAGGTCAAGGTGATGCAGCGCAACTGGATCGGCCGTTCGACCGGCGCGGAGATCGATTTCCCGGTCGCCGCCCTCGACGGGACGATCCGCGTGTTCACCACGCGTCCGGACACGATTCACGGGGCCACCTTCCTGGTGCTGGCGCCCGAGCATCCGGCGGTCGATCGGCTTCTGGCGGGGAACCCCCGCGCCGCCGAAATCCGCGAGTGGATCCAGGCGGTCAAGAAGACGCCGCGAATCCAGCGTGAGGCGGAAGGGCTGCCGAAGGAAGGCCGCCCGCTCGCCGTCACCGCGACGAATCCGGCGAATGGCGAAGCGATCCCGCTCTGGATCGCGAACTACGTCCTCCCGGATTACGGGACCGGGGCGATCATGGCGGTGCCGGCGCACGACGGGCGTGACCTGGAGTTCGCCCGACAGGAGCGACTTCCGGTGCGCCTCGTCTATCACCCGACGGATCGCTCGGTGGATGGCGACGCTCTCACCGAGCCGATTCTCGGAGAGGGAGAGATCCGTGGCTGCGGCGAGTTCGACGGACGGAAGGCTGGCCCCGAGACGATCGCCCGGTTCGTTGCCTGGATGGAGAAGGAAGGTTGGGGTCGAGGCAAGGTCACCTACCGCCTGCGTGACTGGCTCATCTCGCGGCAGCGCTATTGGGGGACGCCGATCCCGGTCGTCTATTGCGACGCTTGCGGCATGGTTCCGGTACCGGCGGATCAACTGCCGGTGGTGCTTCCCTACGAGGTCGAGTTCACCGGGCGCGAAGGGAACCCGCTGTCGCGCAGCGAAGCGTTCGTTCAGACGTCGTGCCCGCGCTGCGGGGGTGCGGCACGGCGCGAAACCGACACGATGGACACCTTCGTCGACAGCTCCTGGTACTACCTCCGGTACTTGTCGGCGAAGGACTCGAACCGGATCTTCGACAGCGAGCTCGCCAATCGCTGGGCGCCGGTAGACCAGTACATCGGCGGGATCGAACACGCGATTCTCCATCTCCTCTACGCGCGCTTCCTCTGCCGCGTGCTCTTCGATTTCGGGCTGGTGGGCTTCGAAGAGCCGTTCTCCAACCTCTTCAATCAGGGGATGATCACTCGCTACTCCGAGCGAACGGGGCGGGTGGAGAAGATGTCGAAGTCGCGCGGCAACACGGTTTCCCCCGATCAGCTGATCGACGAGATGGGGGCCGATACCGAACGCGTCTACACGCTCTTCCTCGGCCCCCCCGAGGACGAGGTCGAGTGGAACGACGAGGCGGTGAGCGGCGCCTATCGCTTCCTGCAGCGCCTCTGGCGGGTGGCCGAGCGCGTGGCCGACGCGCCGCCCACGGGTCCGGGCGATGCCGAGCTCGAGCGGCAGCGTAACCTCACCATCCAGAGGGTGACGCGGGACCTCGACCGCTTCAAGTTCAACACGGCGATCGCCGGACTGATGGAGATGCTCAACGCGCTCTCGCGGGCTGTCGAGGACAAGGCAGCGTCGAAGCTCTGCTGCGAGCAGGCGCTCGATTCGATGATCCTCCTCCTGCATCCGTTCGCCCCGCACCTTTCCGAAGAGCTCTGGGAGCGGCGCGGCAATTCGTCGAGCCTGCTCGAGACCGATTGGCCGACCTGGGACGAGGCCAAGCTTCGTACCCAGCGGCTCACCCTCGTGATCCAGGTGGACGGGAAACTGCGCGATCGGCTCGAGGTCGACGCCGGGGCGGGGGAGCGCGAGCTCCGCGAGAGTGCTCTTGCGAGCCCTCGGGTGCGCGACCTGCTCGCGGGACGGGCGATCGAGAAGGTGGTCGTGGTGCCAGGCCGGCTGGTCAACATCGTCACCAAGAGGACGGAGTCATGA
- the ybgF gene encoding tol-pal system protein YbgF — MAEATLRRLAGVLLGGSLLAIAGCVSSSDIESVQSRLGDIQKQVTDLQREGSSKQEIAALGSNLGQQMQTLLKAEADMRVELASLSSQIDELQGRLEDTSFRLSQLSQQMAATQQELRSRAPTPGESTAPPGDGAPGAQASSGAAPDPEAMYQSAYSDYLRGSYDLASLGFQQYLQAFPETDLSDNATYWIAECLYRQGKFKEAIEGYDRVFERYPRSDKLPSALLKKAYAHLELGQRQAGVTDLQRVLRQFSASDEANLARQRLRSLGVDPGSGKK; from the coding sequence TTGGCTGAGGCCACCCTGCGACGTCTCGCCGGAGTCCTCCTCGGCGGGTCGCTGCTGGCCATCGCCGGTTGCGTCTCGTCGAGCGACATCGAATCCGTCCAGTCCCGCCTGGGCGACATCCAGAAGCAGGTCACCGACCTGCAACGTGAGGGTTCGAGCAAGCAGGAGATCGCGGCGCTCGGCAGCAACCTCGGCCAGCAGATGCAGACCCTGCTCAAGGCCGAAGCTGACATGCGGGTCGAGCTCGCCTCGCTTTCGAGCCAGATCGACGAGCTGCAAGGTCGCCTCGAGGACACCAGTTTCCGCCTCTCCCAGTTGTCGCAGCAGATGGCGGCGACCCAGCAAGAGCTGCGATCCCGGGCCCCGACGCCCGGAGAGAGCACGGCGCCGCCGGGCGACGGGGCTCCTGGCGCCCAGGCGTCGTCAGGAGCCGCACCCGACCCCGAAGCGATGTACCAGAGTGCTTATAGCGACTACCTTCGAGGGAGTTACGACCTGGCCTCGCTCGGATTCCAGCAGTACCTTCAGGCGTTTCCCGAAACCGACCTCTCGGACAACGCGACCTACTGGATCGCCGAGTGCCTGTATCGGCAGGGCAAGTTCAAGGAGGCGATCGAAGGGTACGACCGAGTGTTCGAGCGATACCCGCGCAGCGACAAGCTCCCGAGCGCCCTTCTCAAGAAGGCCTACGCTCACCTCGAGCTCGGTCAGCGCCAGGCTGGGGTGACCGATCTGCAGCGCGTGCTGAGACAGTTCTCGGCCTCCGACGAGGCCAACCTGGCCCGCCAACGCCTGCGGAGCCTGGGGGTTGACCCGGGAAGCGGAAAAAAGTAG
- the rpsT gene encoding 30S ribosomal protein S20, with the protein MANTKSAEKQARRSIVRQERNRALRSRMRTAVKKVRAAVAAGDRSSAEVALKEAVSVVDATVTKGVIHANTAARTKSRLTVAVSDLA; encoded by the coding sequence ATGGCCAACACCAAGTCTGCCGAGAAGCAAGCCCGTCGTTCGATCGTTCGCCAGGAGCGCAATCGCGCCCTCCGTTCCCGCATGCGGACCGCCGTCAAGAAGGTCCGAGCTGCTGTCGCCGCGGGCGACCGTTCGAGCGCCGAGGTTGCGCTCAAGGAGGCGGTCTCGGTGGTCGACGCCACGGTCACCAAAGGCGTCATCCACGCCAATACCGCCGCTCGCACCAAGTCCCGCCTGACGGTTGCCGTTTCCGATCTCGCCTGA